One genomic region from Gammaproteobacteria bacterium encodes:
- a CDS encoding diacylglycerol kinase family lipid kinase codes for MDDGRRPGIRGARAHLSGRARTFVIFNPASGHGRGARRIPLYRELLKRHLASWEWAATTAPGEEAELADRAIAGGAKLVVAVGGDGTWSQVADRVVAAGRPDVTLGLLASGTGNDFGKSLGLSYGDPEQAVAALAAGRTRRIDVGRVVSEWRPAPHPEVDDAEPWRDAPRHFLNLVGFGFDIAVIDATLRARFLRGAVLYKVTALQQLFLYRSPRLRLTDGGGWSTEGRHLILTISNGRIFGGGFPIAPDADLEDGRLDACAIADSSPLGRARLFSLAEKGRHVGAKEVSLRQDRAFAVQFDERVRYEVDGDVHQSRTGEVRVDVVPSALPVIVP; via the coding sequence GTGGATGACGGACGGCGTCCAGGTATTCGAGGAGCTCGAGCGCATCTGAGCGGCAGGGCGCGCACCTTCGTCATCTTCAACCCGGCCTCGGGGCACGGCCGGGGCGCGCGCCGCATCCCGCTCTACCGGGAACTTCTCAAGAGGCACCTCGCTTCCTGGGAGTGGGCGGCGACCACGGCGCCCGGCGAGGAAGCCGAACTCGCGGACAGGGCCATCGCCGGGGGTGCGAAGCTGGTCGTGGCGGTCGGCGGCGACGGCACCTGGAGCCAGGTGGCGGATCGCGTGGTGGCGGCCGGGCGCCCGGATGTCACGCTGGGACTGCTGGCTTCGGGAACCGGCAACGACTTCGGCAAGAGCCTCGGGCTCAGCTACGGCGACCCGGAGCAGGCCGTGGCGGCGCTGGCGGCGGGCCGGACCCGGCGCATCGATGTCGGGCGGGTGGTGTCGGAGTGGCGGCCGGCCCCGCATCCGGAGGTGGATGACGCCGAGCCCTGGCGGGATGCACCGCGCCACTTCTTGAACTTGGTCGGCTTCGGCTTCGACATCGCGGTCATCGATGCCACGCTGCGGGCACGCTTCCTGCGGGGAGCGGTCCTGTACAAGGTCACCGCGCTGCAGCAACTGTTCCTGTACAGGAGTCCCCGGCTCCGGCTGACGGACGGCGGCGGATGGAGCACCGAAGGACGGCATCTCATACTCACGATATCGAACGGACGCATCTTCGGGGGCGGATTCCCGATCGCTCCGGACGCGGACCTCGAGGACGGCCGTCTGGACGCGTGCGCGATCGCCGATTCCTCGCCCCTGGGCCGAGCGCGCCTGTTCAGCCTGGCCGAGAAGGGCAGGCATGTGGGGGCGAAGGAGGTCTCTTTGCGTCAGGACCGCGCTTTTGCCGTACAGTTCGACGAGCGCGTACGTTACGAGGTCGACGGCGACGTGCATCAGTCGCGCACGGGCGAGGTGCGGGTCGATGTCGTCCCGTCGGCGCTCCCGGTGATCGTTCCGTGA
- a CDS encoding methylmalonyl-CoA mutase family protein, which yields MDRLAAAPPSTAQPIRVVTAASLFDGHDAAINVMRRILQDSGAEVIHLGHNRSALEIVECAVQEDAHAIAISSYQGGHMEFFTYVRDLLRERGADIRIFGGGGGTILPAEAEELHRRGIDRVFSPDDGRAMGLQGMIDEVLKGARDSVRTSLEDPVGEVRALGQGDAGAVARLISAAENGYAGADEAMEMVAEMATARRVPVLGVTGTGGSGKSSLVDELVRRYLSGTSDGRVAIISVDPSKRRTGGALLGDRIRVNAAASPRVYMRSLATRASTLGLSPHVRQAVDVCKAAGYDLVIIETPGIGQFGAEVVGHSDVSLYVMTAEYGAASQLEKIDMLDYADVVAINKFDRPGALDALRDVRKQYRRNHRLWSVPDEALPVYGTVASRFNDASVNRLYLALLDQLRRKTGAALATERDPVDDDRAEHTPIPPERTRYLAEIVEAGRDYGRRVDEQAALARQLYQLHGAIRLLRTDPDAGGGDETEEVAPELHIADGEDEALARLIDLYRNTRARLDERSLALLEEWPAVKRRYQADTYAYEVRGRTVERSLYSESLAGSRIPRVVLPRFHDWGEVLRWRLTENVPGAFPYTAAVFPLRRLEEHPQRMFAGEGGPERTNRRFHFLSRASLANRLSTAFDSVTLYGEDPDERMDIYGKVGNSGVSVASVDDAKKLYSGFNLANPSTSVSMTINGPAPMLLGFFLNAAIDQQCELHIRENGLEAEVEERIQALYHERGVERPRYQGALPEGNDGLGLMLLGVSGDEVLAADVYERIRRETLAVVRGTVQADILKEDQAQNTCIFSIELALRLMGDIQQYFIDEGVRNFYSVSISGYHIAEAGANPVTQLALTLANGFTYVEYYRSRGMRVDDFAPNLSFFFSNGMDPEYVVLGRVARRIWAKAMKHVYGANARSQRLKYHIQTSGRSLHAQEIAFNDIRTTLQALYALCDNCNSLHTNAYDEAITTPTEESVRRALAIQLVISRELGLSKNENPLQGSFIIEELTDLVEEAVMREFLRLSERGGVLGAMERMYQRGRIQDESLEYESRKHSGELPIVGVNTFLGPEGSPTRVPDEVIRANPEEKDYAIASNRAFRARNRGRADAALDELRRVALAGGNTFAALMEACKVCTLGQITGVLYEVGGQYRRNM from the coding sequence ATGGATCGCCTTGCTGCCGCCCCGCCGAGCACCGCTCAGCCCATCCGCGTAGTCACGGCGGCGTCGCTCTTCGACGGGCACGACGCCGCCATCAACGTGATGCGCCGGATCCTCCAGGATTCGGGTGCGGAGGTCATCCACCTGGGGCACAACCGGTCCGCCCTCGAGATCGTGGAGTGCGCGGTCCAGGAAGACGCGCACGCCATCGCGATCAGCTCGTACCAGGGCGGTCACATGGAGTTCTTCACCTACGTGCGCGACCTGCTGCGCGAGCGGGGCGCGGACATCCGCATCTTCGGCGGCGGCGGCGGGACCATTCTGCCCGCGGAGGCCGAGGAGCTGCACCGGCGCGGCATCGACCGGGTCTTCTCTCCCGATGACGGGCGGGCGATGGGGCTTCAGGGGATGATCGACGAGGTGCTGAAGGGCGCGCGCGATTCGGTGCGAACGTCGCTCGAGGATCCGGTGGGCGAGGTGCGCGCGCTCGGGCAGGGGGACGCGGGCGCGGTGGCGCGCCTGATCTCGGCGGCCGAGAACGGCTACGCCGGTGCCGACGAAGCGATGGAGATGGTGGCCGAGATGGCGACAGCCCGGCGGGTGCCGGTGCTGGGCGTCACGGGCACGGGCGGCTCGGGCAAATCGTCGCTGGTGGACGAGCTGGTGCGGCGCTACCTGTCCGGCACCTCGGACGGCCGGGTCGCGATCATCTCGGTGGACCCGTCCAAGCGGCGGACCGGGGGCGCGCTCCTGGGCGACCGCATCCGGGTGAACGCCGCCGCGAGCCCGCGGGTGTACATGCGCTCGCTGGCCACCCGCGCCTCGACGCTCGGCCTGTCGCCGCACGTGCGCCAGGCGGTGGACGTCTGCAAGGCCGCGGGCTACGACCTGGTCATCATCGAGACGCCCGGGATCGGTCAGTTCGGCGCCGAGGTGGTGGGGCATTCGGATGTGTCGCTGTACGTGATGACGGCCGAATACGGCGCCGCCAGCCAGCTCGAGAAGATCGACATGCTGGACTATGCGGATGTGGTTGCCATCAACAAGTTCGACCGCCCAGGGGCGCTGGACGCGCTGCGGGACGTGCGCAAGCAGTACCGGCGCAACCACCGCCTGTGGAGCGTGCCCGACGAGGCGCTCCCGGTGTACGGAACGGTGGCCTCGCGCTTCAACGACGCCAGCGTGAACCGCCTGTACCTGGCGCTGCTCGACCAGTTGCGGCGCAAGACGGGCGCGGCGCTCGCGACCGAACGCGACCCCGTCGACGACGACCGGGCGGAGCACACGCCGATACCCCCCGAGCGCACCCGCTACCTGGCCGAGATCGTGGAGGCGGGCCGCGACTACGGCCGCCGCGTGGACGAACAGGCCGCGCTGGCCCGCCAGCTGTATCAACTGCACGGGGCGATCCGGCTGCTGCGGACCGACCCGGACGCTGGCGGCGGAGACGAAACGGAAGAAGTCGCGCCCGAACTGCACATCGCGGATGGGGAGGACGAAGCGCTCGCCCGCCTGATCGACCTCTACCGCAATACGCGCGCGCGGCTCGACGAACGCAGCCTGGCCCTGCTCGAGGAATGGCCGGCGGTGAAGCGCCGCTACCAGGCCGACACCTACGCCTATGAGGTTCGCGGGCGGACCGTGGAGCGGAGCCTCTACAGCGAATCGCTCGCCGGCTCGCGCATCCCGCGAGTGGTGCTCCCCCGCTTTCACGACTGGGGCGAGGTGCTGCGCTGGCGGCTCACCGAGAACGTCCCGGGGGCGTTTCCCTACACCGCCGCGGTCTTCCCCCTGCGGCGCCTGGAGGAGCATCCACAGCGCATGTTCGCGGGCGAGGGCGGTCCCGAGCGCACCAACCGGCGCTTCCACTTCCTCAGCCGCGCCAGCCTGGCCAACCGGCTTTCCACCGCCTTCGACTCGGTGACGCTCTACGGCGAGGATCCGGACGAGCGCATGGACATCTACGGCAAGGTGGGCAACTCGGGCGTGAGCGTGGCTTCGGTGGACGACGCCAAGAAGCTGTACTCCGGGTTCAACCTCGCGAACCCGTCCACCAGCGTGTCCATGACCATCAACGGCCCGGCGCCCATGCTGCTCGGCTTCTTCCTCAACGCGGCCATCGACCAGCAGTGCGAACTCCACATACGAGAGAACGGTCTCGAGGCCGAGGTCGAGGAGCGCATCCAGGCCCTGTACCACGAGCGCGGCGTGGAGCGTCCCCGCTACCAGGGCGCGCTTCCCGAAGGCAACGACGGCCTCGGCCTGATGCTGCTCGGCGTGAGCGGCGACGAGGTCCTTGCCGCCGACGTCTACGAGCGCATCCGGCGCGAGACCCTCGCCGTGGTCCGAGGCACCGTCCAGGCCGACATCCTCAAGGAGGATCAGGCGCAGAACACCTGCATCTTCTCCATCGAGCTGGCGCTCCGGCTGATGGGCGACATCCAGCAGTACTTCATCGACGAAGGGGTGCGGAACTTTTACTCGGTTTCGATCTCGGGATACCACATCGCGGAAGCCGGCGCCAACCCCGTCACCCAGCTCGCGCTCACCCTCGCCAACGGCTTCACCTACGTCGAGTACTACCGCTCGCGCGGGATGCGCGTCGACGACTTCGCGCCCAACCTGTCGTTCTTCTTCTCCAACGGCATGGACCCGGAATACGTGGTCCTGGGGAGGGTTGCGCGCCGCATCTGGGCGAAGGCGATGAAGCACGTGTACGGCGCCAACGCCCGCTCGCAGAGGCTCAAGTATCACATCCAGACCTCGGGACGCAGCCTGCACGCGCAGGAGATCGCCTTCAACGACATCCGCACCACGCTGCAGGCCCTCTACGCCCTCTGCGACAACTGCAACTCGCTGCACACCAACGCCTACGACGAGGCCATCACCACGCCCACCGAGGAGAGCGTGCGCCGTGCACTGGCGATTCAGCTGGTCATCAGCAGGGAGCTGGGGCTTTCGAAGAACGAGAACCCGCTGCAGGGCTCGTTCATCATCGAGGAGCTGACCGACCTGGTGGAGGAGGCGGTGATGCGCGAGTTCCTGCGGCTGTCGGAGCGCGGAGGCGTGCTCGGGGCGATGGAACGCATGTACCAGCGCGGCCGCATCCAGGACGAATCGCTCGAGTACGAGTCGCGCAAGCACAGCGGGGAGCTGCCCATCGTGGGGGTGAACACTTTCCTGGGGCCCGAGGGATCGCCCACGCGGGTTCCCGACGAGGTCATCCGCGCCAACCCCGAAGAGAAGGACTACGCCATCGCGTCAAACCGGGCTTTCAGGGCGCGCAACCGGGGCCGTGCCGACGCCGCGCTCGACGAGCTGAGGCGGGTGGCGCTGGCGGGCGGAAACACCTTCGCCGCGCTCATGGAGGCCTGCAAGGTGTGTACGCTGGGGCAGATCACGGGCGTGCTGTACGAAGTGGGCGGGCAGTACCGGCGGAACATGTAG
- a CDS encoding DUF5107 domain-containing protein encodes MRHAGARMPSVVQQGLLGTSILCAVMITASCAPPGPRARISEEVRVLETYPFSDPNPVPVLATDRRLYPYHTFEGYAATPEPREWNVVRMENDLIEVFVLPEVGGKVWGAVVKATGHEFIYRNEVMKFRDIALRGPWTSGGIEFNFGVIGHTPATATPVDYDLRENADGSVSAIVGAMDLPSRTPWRVEIRLPPDRAAFETHVLWYNPTPLEQPYYNWMTAAAFAQDDLELFVPGNAYLEHSGRVRSWPADEDGRFLPFYSNNAFGRSKSYHVVGALNDFFGGYYHDDGYGWGHWAPHEEMPGRKMWLWALSREGGIWEDLLTDTDGQYVEFQAGRLHVQYQPGADRNPISQAGFEPLSASRWTEVWFPLEGTGGLTDASPHGAMHVEQEDGRLRVVVQAFGTSADTVTAWSGGEQVGARTVALEPLEPVVVEFDVDPDGPWRVSAPGLGLEGCSNPGEAGFGGICGLDGDRALSRPFATNAEAWDALPETDRLVFEARELARGRLYPEARALYDRALAAEPWNRQALLGLGALALRSARYEEGLVHARRALQLDTYDPEANFLAGNLYLALGRRADALDSFGWAARSVAFRAAARVRLAELALDGGDLAAARRNAALALEHDQGSIPAREVLAIASRLAGDGIGAARVLAELLELDPLNHFFLAERYLAARDDRYGEPADGAAARLAASMRSEYPEQTLLELAVGYANRGLPDDAAYLLELADEVAGGPVAAAWRAFLADDADMLRGGVDPAFAFPYRPETLPVLRWAAAEDPHWAWRYLLGLNLWALDRDAEAADVLAALGDEPDYGPAYAARAHLAEAMGGDPGPDFRRAAALDPDSRLLRIALVRHLQEAGRWAEALEASDRGRELFPGDFNLDLLHVRGLLQAGDNGEAIRILAETRVLPSENARESHRLYEFAHVGAALDELDAGNRAAARGHLETALEWPESLGQGRPFDPDERMVRFLLGVVGDVGGGPGGGSADAEAADALRARADSPAGAASPTEMIEQALVRRALATAGRVAGR; translated from the coding sequence GTGAGACACGCGGGCGCTCGCATGCCGTCGGTGGTTCAACAGGGGCTGCTGGGCACGAGCATCCTGTGCGCCGTCATGATCACCGCCTCGTGCGCGCCCCCCGGGCCGCGTGCCCGCATCTCCGAGGAGGTGCGCGTCCTCGAAACCTATCCGTTCTCCGACCCGAATCCCGTGCCGGTGCTCGCCACCGACCGCAGGCTGTATCCCTACCACACCTTCGAGGGATACGCGGCGACGCCCGAGCCGAGGGAATGGAACGTGGTGCGGATGGAGAACGATCTCATCGAGGTCTTCGTCCTTCCCGAAGTAGGCGGCAAGGTGTGGGGCGCGGTGGTGAAGGCGACCGGCCACGAGTTCATCTACCGGAACGAGGTGATGAAATTCCGGGACATCGCCCTGCGCGGCCCGTGGACCTCGGGCGGCATCGAATTCAACTTCGGGGTGATCGGGCACACGCCGGCCACCGCCACCCCCGTCGACTATGACCTGCGGGAGAACGCGGACGGCAGCGTGAGCGCCATCGTGGGCGCCATGGACCTCCCGTCGCGCACCCCGTGGCGCGTCGAGATACGCCTGCCTCCGGACCGGGCCGCCTTCGAGACGCACGTTCTCTGGTACAATCCGACCCCGCTGGAGCAGCCCTACTACAACTGGATGACGGCCGCGGCCTTCGCGCAGGACGACCTGGAGCTGTTCGTGCCCGGAAACGCCTACCTGGAGCACTCCGGGCGGGTGCGCTCCTGGCCCGCGGACGAGGACGGGCGCTTCCTGCCCTTCTACAGCAACAACGCGTTCGGGAGGAGCAAGTCGTACCACGTCGTGGGCGCGCTGAACGACTTCTTCGGCGGCTACTATCACGACGATGGTTACGGCTGGGGACACTGGGCGCCGCATGAAGAGATGCCCGGGCGCAAGATGTGGCTCTGGGCGCTGTCGCGCGAAGGCGGGATCTGGGAGGACCTCCTCACCGACACGGACGGGCAATATGTCGAGTTCCAGGCGGGGCGGCTGCACGTGCAGTACCAGCCGGGGGCGGATCGCAACCCCATCTCGCAGGCCGGGTTCGAGCCTCTCTCGGCCAGCCGCTGGACGGAGGTCTGGTTTCCGCTGGAGGGGACCGGCGGCCTGACCGACGCTTCTCCCCACGGCGCCATGCACGTCGAGCAGGAGGATGGCCGCCTTCGGGTGGTGGTTCAGGCCTTCGGGACAAGTGCCGACACGGTGACTGCGTGGTCCGGCGGCGAACAGGTGGGGGCGCGCACGGTGGCGCTCGAACCGCTGGAGCCGGTGGTGGTCGAGTTCGACGTGGACCCCGACGGCCCCTGGCGCGTTTCGGCGCCCGGACTCGGTCTGGAGGGCTGCTCGAATCCGGGAGAGGCCGGGTTTGGCGGGATTTGCGGACTCGATGGTGATCGCGCGCTGTCCCGGCCGTTCGCGACGAACGCCGAGGCCTGGGATGCCCTCCCGGAGACGGATCGGCTCGTGTTCGAGGCACGAGAGCTGGCGCGTGGCCGGCTCTACCCTGAGGCGCGGGCGCTCTACGACCGGGCGCTCGCCGCCGAACCGTGGAATCGGCAGGCGCTGCTGGGTCTCGGCGCGCTGGCGCTGAGGTCGGCCCGCTACGAGGAGGGCCTCGTCCATGCGCGCCGTGCGCTCCAGCTCGACACGTACGATCCGGAGGCCAACTTCCTTGCCGGGAACCTGTACCTCGCCCTGGGGCGCCGCGCCGACGCGCTCGACTCGTTCGGCTGGGCGGCTCGGTCGGTGGCCTTCCGGGCCGCGGCGCGCGTTCGGCTGGCGGAACTGGCGCTCGACGGTGGAGATCTGGCGGCGGCACGCCGCAACGCCGCGCTGGCGCTCGAACATGATCAGGGGAGCATTCCGGCCCGGGAAGTGCTGGCGATCGCATCGCGTTTGGCGGGGGACGGGATCGGCGCGGCGCGTGTGCTCGCGGAGCTGCTCGAGCTTGATCCACTCAACCATTTCTTCCTGGCCGAACGGTACCTCGCGGCGCGCGACGATCGATACGGAGAGCCCGCGGACGGGGCCGCCGCCCGCCTCGCCGCATCGATGCGGAGCGAGTATCCGGAGCAGACGCTGCTGGAACTCGCCGTGGGCTACGCCAACCGCGGGCTGCCGGACGATGCCGCCTACCTGCTGGAGCTGGCTGACGAGGTGGCCGGCGGCCCGGTGGCCGCGGCGTGGCGCGCCTTCCTGGCTGACGATGCCGACATGCTGCGCGGCGGGGTCGATCCCGCTTTCGCCTTCCCCTACCGGCCCGAGACCTTGCCGGTGCTGCGCTGGGCGGCTGCCGAAGACCCGCACTGGGCCTGGCGCTACCTGCTGGGCCTCAACCTGTGGGCGCTCGACCGCGACGCCGAAGCGGCCGACGTGCTGGCAGCCCTCGGCGACGAACCCGACTACGGACCCGCGTACGCGGCGCGCGCGCACTTGGCGGAGGCGATGGGCGGTGACCCGGGGCCGGACTTCCGTCGCGCGGCCGCCCTGGATCCCGACAGCCGTCTCCTCCGCATCGCCCTCGTCCGGCACCTGCAGGAGGCTGGACGATGGGCGGAGGCGCTGGAGGCGTCCGATCGGGGCCGGGAACTCTTCCCGGGCGACTTCAACCTCGACCTCCTCCACGTGCGCGGCCTCCTCCAGGCGGGCGACAACGGCGAGGCGATCCGGATTCTGGCGGAGACGCGCGTCCTTCCCTCGGAGAACGCCCGCGAGAGCCACCGCCTGTACGAGTTCGCGCATGTCGGGGCCGCGCTGGACGAACTCGATGCCGGGAATCGCGCGGCCGCTCGTGGCCATCTGGAGACGGCGCTCGAGTGGCCGGAATCGCTCGGTCAGGGCCGTCCCTTCGATCCGGACGAGCGGATGGTGCGGTTTCTGCTCGGGGTTGTCGGGGATGTGGGCGGTGGGCCCGGCGGCGGGTCTGCGGATGCCGAGGCCGCGGACGCACTGCGCGCCCGCGCCGATTCGCCCGCCGGCGCGGCGTCGCCGACTGAAATGATCGAGCAAGCCCTTGTCCGCCGCGCGCTCGCGACGGCGGGACGTGTCGCCGGCAGGTAG